In Massilia sp. METH4, the genomic window ATGTGGCTCTGGCGCGTGAACACGGCCGAATCGTTCTTGCTCGTGTAGGCGATGCGCGCCACGCCCTTGTCGCGCAGCTTGATCAGGTCGTAGCTGCCGAACACAGCATCGATATCCTTCGTCGTCAGCGCCGCCTGCGCGGTGGCCGTGTCGAGATTGACCACCCGCAGGTCCCTTTCGCTCAGGCCATGCGCTGCCAGCAGCCGGTTGATGGGCAGCTGCGCGTTGGTGCCCTTGAAGATCGCCACGCGCTTGCCGCGCAAGTCCTTTACCGACCGGATCGGCGAATCCGGTGGCACGGCGAGGTAGAGATTCGTGCGCACGCCGGTGGCCAGCACCAGCCGCGTCTTCAGGCCGGCCGCCTTGCCGATGATCGACGGCAGGTCGCCCTGGAAGGCGAAATCGAGCTGCCTGTTGCTGAGCGCTTCATTGACGGCCGGGCCGGCGCCCTTGAAGAAATACCATTCGACCTTGATGTTGTCCGGCTTGAATTCCTGCTCGATCGCGCCGGTGGCGTGGGCAATGGCGATCGACGAGCCGCCGAAGCCGGGCGGCGTGCCGTGCGCCGGCGTGGCGACGCCGACGCGGATCACGGCCGGTGCCGCGGCGAGCGCGCCGGCCGCGGTGGCGGCCAGCGCGACGCCGGCGATCAGTTTCAACGAACGGGTAACGATGTTGCGCCTTGCGTGGTTCATGTGGTGCCC contains:
- a CDS encoding ABC transporter substrate-binding protein, with translation MNHARRNIVTRSLKLIAGVALAATAAGALAAAPAVIRVGVATPAHGTPPGFGGSSIAIAHATGAIEQEFKPDNIKVEWYFFKGAGPAVNEALSNRQLDFAFQGDLPSIIGKAAGLKTRLVLATGVRTNLYLAVPPDSPIRSVKDLRGKRVAIFKGTNAQLPINRLLAAHGLSERDLRVVNLDTATAQAALTTKDIDAVFGSYDLIKLRDKGVARIAYTSKNDSAVFTRQSHMLVTDEFAAKYPDATKRFVKAVVKTARWSSDDANREEVFRLWARPGTAKIEHWREDYEGQPLRVRLSPLFDPFLTERYRDAVEHAYQFRLIRRKFDVDPWIDRSFLNAALKELKLEGYWPANPVGTVRSTSNHPAPAPVPGSSGRS